One stretch of Methanofastidiosum sp. DNA includes these proteins:
- a CDS encoding hydroxymethylglutaryl-CoA synthase — protein MKPSKSVGIIGYGAYVPKYRIQNTEIARVWGNDPNLVPIREKSVPGADEDSVTIAIEIARNALLRAGIDPKDLRAVWVGTESKPYAVKPTSTIVAEAIAATPFVNAADWEFACKAGSETVQACIAYVGSGMAKYALGIGVDTAQGAPSDALEYTAAAGGAGYIIGSAKESLAVIEGSLSYVTDTPDFWRRQHEHYPKHGNRFTGEPSYFKHVLSSSKALMEELGTKPDDYNYAIFHQPNRKFPLEIAKILGFPKEKVIDGLVSPYIGNTYAGSALLGLAAVLDKAKEGDRIFCASYGSGAGSDAFSLKVTDKLADRKVKAPSVRSYIERREEIDYARYARYRKKIRM, from the coding sequence ATGAAGCCTAGTAAATCTGTAGGTATTATAGGCTATGGTGCTTATGTCCCAAAATACAGAATACAGAACACGGAAATTGCAAGAGTTTGGGGAAATGATCCAAACCTTGTACCAATTAGAGAAAAATCAGTCCCAGGTGCAGATGAGGACTCTGTTACTATAGCCATAGAAATAGCCAGAAATGCCCTTCTGAGGGCTGGCATAGATCCAAAAGACTTGAGAGCAGTTTGGGTTGGTACTGAATCCAAACCCTATGCTGTAAAACCGACTTCCACAATAGTTGCAGAAGCTATTGCAGCTACACCATTTGTTAACGCTGCAGACTGGGAGTTTGCTTGTAAAGCAGGAAGTGAAACTGTACAGGCATGCATAGCCTATGTAGGTTCCGGGATGGCAAAGTACGCCCTTGGCATAGGTGTGGATACTGCCCAAGGAGCTCCAAGCGATGCACTGGAATACACAGCAGCAGCTGGAGGCGCAGGGTACATAATTGGAAGTGCAAAAGAAAGTTTGGCCGTCATTGAAGGCTCATTATCCTATGTTACCGATACCCCTGACTTCTGGAGGAGACAACATGAGCATTATCCAAAACATGGAAATAGATTCACAGGAGAACCTTCTTATTTTAAGCATGTTCTCAGCAGCTCAAAAGCACTAATGGAAGAACTTGGAACAAAACCTGATGATTATAATTATGCCATTTTCCACCAGCCAAATAGAAAGTTTCCGCTTGAAATTGCAAAGATACTTGGATTTCCAAAAGAAAAGGTTATTGATGGATTAGTTTCGCCCTACATAGGTAATACTTATGCAGGTTCTGCTCTTTTGGGGCTTGCAGCAGTACTTGATAAGGCCAAAGAAGGGGATAGAATATTCTGTGCTTCTTACGGGTCTGGCGCAGGGAGTGACGCATTCTCCCTTAAAGTTACAGATAAACTTGCGGATAGGAAAGTAAAAGCGCCTTCAGTTAGATCGTATATCGAGAGAAGGGAAGAGATTGACTATGCACGCTATGCAAGGTATAGAAAGAAGATAAGGATGTGA
- the hmgA gene encoding hydroxymethylglutaryl-CoA reductase (NADPH): protein MEKEEILKKVIDGEIKIYQIENFTKTPKEAVEIRREAIQKIRNVSLNYIGKYSLNPDNLFGTNIENMIGSVQVPMGVIGPLKVNGNYANGDFYVPMATSEGALLASTNRGASVISSSGGAITTIFRNGMTRAPVLRLTSSRDYYKITEFIENNFDQIKKEAEKDSRFRKLQKIVPYLVGRNLFLRFVYDTGDSMGMNGVTIGTDAALKLIEDTFPEVKSVSLSGNLCTDKKSSAINLIEGRGKSITAEVYITNQIIETKLKTDANTLIEVNYRKNMIGSAQAGSYGFNAHFANIVAAIFLATGQDIAQVVEGSQGFTTVESDKDGVYFAVTLPSLEVATVGGGTKIETQKEALGILGISGGGKNSGDNSKALSEICAATVLAGEISLIGALAARHLAKAHIEYGR, encoded by the coding sequence ATGGAAAAAGAAGAGATTTTAAAAAAGGTAATCGATGGCGAGATTAAAATATATCAAATAGAAAATTTTACTAAAACTCCTAAAGAAGCGGTAGAAATAAGGAGAGAAGCAATTCAGAAAATAAGAAATGTTTCTCTCAATTACATCGGGAAATATTCTCTAAATCCAGACAATCTTTTTGGAACCAATATAGAAAATATGATCGGCTCTGTACAAGTTCCAATGGGAGTCATAGGCCCTTTGAAGGTTAATGGTAATTATGCAAATGGGGACTTCTATGTACCTATGGCGACATCAGAAGGGGCACTTCTTGCAAGTACCAACAGAGGGGCTTCTGTTATCTCTTCATCTGGCGGGGCGATAACAACAATATTTAGAAATGGCATGACCAGAGCCCCTGTGCTAAGACTAACTTCCTCAAGAGACTATTACAAAATAACTGAGTTCATTGAGAATAACTTTGATCAGATTAAAAAAGAAGCAGAAAAAGATTCACGATTTAGAAAGCTTCAGAAAATAGTCCCCTATCTTGTCGGAAGAAATCTTTTCTTAAGGTTCGTCTATGACACTGGGGATTCCATGGGTATGAATGGCGTCACTATTGGAACAGACGCCGCTCTAAAGTTGATTGAGGATACTTTTCCAGAGGTCAAAAGTGTTTCACTATCTGGAAACCTCTGCACTGACAAGAAATCTTCTGCAATAAATCTAATTGAAGGGAGGGGGAAAAGCATTACTGCCGAAGTATATATCACTAATCAAATAATAGAGACTAAACTTAAGACAGATGCAAATACATTAATTGAAGTAAATTACAGAAAAAATATGATTGGCTCAGCACAAGCAGGTTCATACGGATTCAATGCTCACTTTGCAAATATTGTGGCAGCAATCTTTCTAGCTACCGGTCAGGATATTGCCCAGGTCGTTGAGGGAAGCCAGGGATTTACAACAGTAGAATCAGATAAAGATGGAGTATACTTTGCTGTCACACTTCCTTCTCTTGAAGTTGCAACTGTTGGCGGTGGAACTAAGATAGAGACACAGAAAGAAGCCCTTGGTATACTTGGCATCTCAGGCGGCGGCAAAAATAGCGGTGACAACTCAAAGGCATTATCTGAGATATGCGCCGCAACCGTATTGGCAGGGGAAATATCCCTTATAGGGGCGCTTGCAGCAAGACATCTTGCAAAAGCCCATATTGAATATGGACGATAA
- a CDS encoding 4Fe-4S binding protein: MIHVNTNYCKGCLLCVEYCPKKVYIKSEKLSKKGVFPPEVKYPEKCIKCHLCELMCPDFAIIVEDKDDK, from the coding sequence TTGATTCATGTCAACACAAACTACTGCAAAGGATGTCTTTTGTGTGTGGAATACTGTCCTAAAAAAGTGTACATAAAATCTGAAAAACTAAGTAAAAAGGGCGTTTTCCCTCCTGAAGTCAAGTACCCTGAAAAATGTATAAAATGTCACTTATGTGAATTGATGTGTCCTGACTTTGCAATTATTGTGGAGGATAAAGATGACAAATGA
- a CDS encoding thiolase domain-containing protein, translating to MDDNVAVIGVGLGKVGEHWEKSLRDLAIESIWMAFEDSGIDKVDALYVGNMSSGPFIDQEHLGALIADFAGLGPIPAVKVEAACGSGGAAFIEGYMGVKSGMYDYVLVTGVEKMTDVLPSRTTSILANASDRDYEAFHGVSFVALNALVMRRYMHEFNIKREDLSIFPVISHKNAPFSKHAMYRKEISLETVINSPVVADPLTLMDCAPICDGSASVILCSEKKAREFTDTPIIVSGVGLATDTLGVHDRKHMTTLSAAVAASKKAFKMAGVTPKDIDIAEIHDAFSIMSALSIEDMGFAKKGEGTKMALEGQHYIGGELPINLYGGLKARGHPVGATGVYQIGELVSSLRGDGRVDAERGLAENIGGSGATISVSVLERGD from the coding sequence ATGGACGATAATGTTGCCGTAATTGGAGTTGGACTTGGAAAAGTAGGGGAGCACTGGGAAAAATCATTGAGGGACCTTGCAATAGAGTCGATATGGATGGCTTTTGAAGATAGCGGTATAGATAAAGTTGATGCACTTTATGTTGGAAACATGTCATCTGGACCTTTTATAGACCAGGAGCACCTTGGCGCATTGATAGCTGATTTTGCTGGGCTTGGGCCGATACCAGCTGTCAAAGTAGAAGCAGCATGCGGATCTGGAGGGGCTGCTTTCATTGAAGGTTATATGGGTGTAAAATCAGGAATGTATGATTATGTCCTTGTTACAGGAGTTGAAAAAATGACTGATGTTCTCCCATCAAGGACGACATCAATCCTTGCAAATGCATCGGACAGAGATTATGAAGCATTTCACGGCGTATCTTTTGTAGCTCTAAATGCACTTGTCATGAGACGTTACATGCATGAATTTAATATTAAAAGAGAAGATCTTTCAATATTTCCTGTAATATCCCACAAAAATGCGCCTTTCAGTAAACATGCCATGTATAGAAAAGAAATTTCTCTTGAAACAGTAATAAATTCGCCCGTAGTAGCAGATCCACTTACACTTATGGACTGTGCTCCAATATGTGATGGATCGGCATCAGTAATTTTATGCTCTGAGAAGAAAGCAAGGGAGTTTACAGATACGCCAATTATTGTATCGGGAGTTGGACTTGCCACAGACACATTGGGCGTTCATGACAGAAAGCACATGACAACTCTTTCTGCCGCTGTTGCTGCAAGCAAGAAGGCTTTCAAGATGGCCGGCGTTACTCCAAAGGATATTGATATAGCCGAAATCCACGACGCATTTTCCATAATGAGCGCTCTGTCTATAGAAGACATGGGATTTGCAAAGAAGGGCGAAGGCACAAAGATGGCGCTAGAAGGTCAGCATTACATTGGAGGAGAGCTTCCAATTAATCTCTACGGTGGGCTTAAAGCAAGGGGCCATCCTGTTGGCGCTACAGGCGTATACCAGATAGGAGAGCTTGTTTCTAGCCTTAGGGGAGATGGGCGTGTAGATGCTGAAAGAGGATTAGCAGAAAATATTGGCGGCAGCGGAGCAACAATATCTGTATCTGTTCTTGAGAGGGGTGATTAG
- a CDS encoding Zn-ribbon domain-containing OB-fold protein has protein sequence MIRVDVPRHWREQIRRYRLVGSKCKDCEALSFPYRTVCPKCKSRNHENYQLIGRGKIISFTNINSPPKEHKYNLPFAVALIELMEGPVITAQITDARAEELEIGMEVEMVTRKIMEYNDEGIICYGYKFRPIVEYAHP, from the coding sequence GTGATTAGAGTGGATGTACCGAGACATTGGAGAGAACAGATTAGGAGATACCGGCTTGTAGGTTCAAAGTGCAAAGATTGTGAGGCATTGTCATTTCCATATAGGACAGTTTGTCCTAAATGCAAGAGTAGAAATCATGAGAACTATCAGCTTATTGGCAGAGGGAAGATAATATCCTTTACCAACATCAACAGCCCTCCAAAGGAGCACAAATATAATTTGCCATTTGCAGTTGCACTCATAGAGCTTATGGAAGGGCCAGTTATAACGGCCCAGATAACAGATGCAAGAGCCGAAGAACTTGAAATTGGCATGGAAGTTGAAATGGTCACAAGGAAGATAATGGAGTATAATGACGAAGGCATAATATGTTATGGCTATAAATTTAGGCCAATCGTTGAATATGCCCATCCATGA